One genomic region from Anopheles bellator chromosome 2, idAnoBellAS_SP24_06.2, whole genome shotgun sequence encodes:
- the LOC131212874 gene encoding cystinosin homolog isoform X1 has translation MAILANAAYIVLLASVASTFGQNNATLRLQIVPQDVTVIVGAKQNVTVRLVGLLSQAATVNFTQTNATEGNDYVKLVPPTLGFDTPPSHFVNRTERISLVGLRAGIFDLLAHFSPPTEFLDATQAFVRVTVAKSGKWIVVASVIGWQYFLAWTWSFWPQIWENRARASVVGLSFDYLALNFVGHSMYAAFNCALFWSDSVQEEYLRRNPRGLIPVLANDVAFSLHAVFATSLIIGQCFFYERGQQKVSYIARALVTVFGLVVLISGVLVTTGTYHWLDFFYNLSYIKLAITLLKYIPQAVLNYRRKTTVGWSIGNVLFDFTGGSLSMLQMLLNGYNYDDWDSIFGDRAKFGLGLFSVLFDVLFIVQHYILYRNSNYIELQGENYPGPGSVTTSPRPSVSA, from the exons CAGCGTATATTGTCCTCCTGGCGTCAGTGG CATCAACGTTTGGGCAAAACAATGCTACGCTTCGGCTGCAAATCGTTCCACAGGACGTTACAGTAATCGTTGGCGCAAAACAGAACGTTACCGTCCGTCTTGTGGGGTTGCTATCACAGGCTGCGACCGTCAACTTCACCCAAACGAATGCTACCGAAGGAAATGATTATGTTAAGTTGGTACCACCGACACTCGGTTTCGATACTCCACCTTCACATTTCGTAAATCGGACCGAGCGAATTTCGTTGGTCGGCTTGCGTGCTGGTATATTTGATCTGCTGGCACATTTTTCGCCACCAACCGAATTTCTGGATGCAACCCAGGCATTCGTTAGGGTCACGGTTGCCAAATCGGGGAAATGGATCGTGGTGGCCTCCGTCATCGGCTGGCAGTACTTCCTCGCCTGGACGTGGTCCTTCTGGCCGCAGATTTGGGAGAACCGCGCTCGGGCCAGTGTAGTTGGACTGTCATTCGACTATCTTGCTCTAAACTTTGTAGGGCACTCGATGTATGCTGCGTTTAACTGTGCCCTCTTTTGGAGCGACTCTGTGCAGGAAGAGTACCTTCGACGCAATCCGCGTGGTTTGATTCCTGTGCTAGCCAACGATGTGGCGTTTTCCCTTCACGCCGTTTTCGCCACCAGCTTGATCATAGGGCAGTGTTTCTTCTACGAGCGAGGCCAGCAGAAGGTGTCATACATCGCGCGAGCCCTGGTGACCGTGTTTGGGCTGGTGGTGCTCATATCTGGCGTGCTGGTCACAACCGGAACATACCATTGGTTGGACTTTTTCTACAATCTCAGCTACATCAAGCTAGCAATAACACTGCTAAAGTACATTCCCCAAGCAGTTCTCAACTACCGTCGAAAAACTACCGTTGGTTGGAGTATaggtaatgttttgtttgactttACCGGAGGCTCGTTGAGCATGCTGCAGATGCTCCTGAATGGGTACAACTACG ACGATTGGGATTCAATATTTGGCGATAGGGCTAAATTTGGTCTCGGCCTTTTCTCCGTGCTATTCGATGTGCTATTCATAGTCCAGCATTATATACTGTACAG AAATTCCAACTATATTGAGCTACAAGGAGAAAATTAtcccggcccgggaagcgTAACTACTTCACCCCGTCCGAGTGTATCCGCTTAA
- the LOC131212874 gene encoding cystinosin homolog isoform X2: MAILANAYIVLLASVASTFGQNNATLRLQIVPQDVTVIVGAKQNVTVRLVGLLSQAATVNFTQTNATEGNDYVKLVPPTLGFDTPPSHFVNRTERISLVGLRAGIFDLLAHFSPPTEFLDATQAFVRVTVAKSGKWIVVASVIGWQYFLAWTWSFWPQIWENRARASVVGLSFDYLALNFVGHSMYAAFNCALFWSDSVQEEYLRRNPRGLIPVLANDVAFSLHAVFATSLIIGQCFFYERGQQKVSYIARALVTVFGLVVLISGVLVTTGTYHWLDFFYNLSYIKLAITLLKYIPQAVLNYRRKTTVGWSIGNVLFDFTGGSLSMLQMLLNGYNYDDWDSIFGDRAKFGLGLFSVLFDVLFIVQHYILYRNSNYIELQGENYPGPGSVTTSPRPSVSA, translated from the exons CGTATATTGTCCTCCTGGCGTCAGTGG CATCAACGTTTGGGCAAAACAATGCTACGCTTCGGCTGCAAATCGTTCCACAGGACGTTACAGTAATCGTTGGCGCAAAACAGAACGTTACCGTCCGTCTTGTGGGGTTGCTATCACAGGCTGCGACCGTCAACTTCACCCAAACGAATGCTACCGAAGGAAATGATTATGTTAAGTTGGTACCACCGACACTCGGTTTCGATACTCCACCTTCACATTTCGTAAATCGGACCGAGCGAATTTCGTTGGTCGGCTTGCGTGCTGGTATATTTGATCTGCTGGCACATTTTTCGCCACCAACCGAATTTCTGGATGCAACCCAGGCATTCGTTAGGGTCACGGTTGCCAAATCGGGGAAATGGATCGTGGTGGCCTCCGTCATCGGCTGGCAGTACTTCCTCGCCTGGACGTGGTCCTTCTGGCCGCAGATTTGGGAGAACCGCGCTCGGGCCAGTGTAGTTGGACTGTCATTCGACTATCTTGCTCTAAACTTTGTAGGGCACTCGATGTATGCTGCGTTTAACTGTGCCCTCTTTTGGAGCGACTCTGTGCAGGAAGAGTACCTTCGACGCAATCCGCGTGGTTTGATTCCTGTGCTAGCCAACGATGTGGCGTTTTCCCTTCACGCCGTTTTCGCCACCAGCTTGATCATAGGGCAGTGTTTCTTCTACGAGCGAGGCCAGCAGAAGGTGTCATACATCGCGCGAGCCCTGGTGACCGTGTTTGGGCTGGTGGTGCTCATATCTGGCGTGCTGGTCACAACCGGAACATACCATTGGTTGGACTTTTTCTACAATCTCAGCTACATCAAGCTAGCAATAACACTGCTAAAGTACATTCCCCAAGCAGTTCTCAACTACCGTCGAAAAACTACCGTTGGTTGGAGTATaggtaatgttttgtttgactttACCGGAGGCTCGTTGAGCATGCTGCAGATGCTCCTGAATGGGTACAACTACG ACGATTGGGATTCAATATTTGGCGATAGGGCTAAATTTGGTCTCGGCCTTTTCTCCGTGCTATTCGATGTGCTATTCATAGTCCAGCATTATATACTGTACAG AAATTCCAACTATATTGAGCTACAAGGAGAAAATTAtcccggcccgggaagcgTAACTACTTCACCCCGTCCGAGTGTATCCGCTTAA